The proteins below come from a single Pandoraea apista genomic window:
- a CDS encoding holin produces the protein MGDEKTLWGFAGLALLGALMGLGKLLVSDEVLTIRLMVGRSILGAGASMIAGVVLIQIPDIPPLALYGIGSALGVVGAQFIEGALKRKGRQFLGDRN, from the coding sequence ATGGGCGACGAAAAAACACTGTGGGGTTTTGCGGGGCTGGCTCTGTTGGGGGCTCTCATGGGACTCGGAAAATTGCTGGTCAGCGATGAGGTGCTGACGATCCGCCTGATGGTTGGCCGCTCGATCTTGGGCGCCGGCGCATCAATGATTGCTGGCGTGGTGCTGATCCAAATTCCGGACATTCCGCCGCTGGCGCTGTACGGGATTGGCAGTGCGCTCGGCGTGGTTGGTGCTCAATTCATTGAAGGGGCTCTCAAGCGAAAAGGGCGGCAGTTTCTTGGGGACCGAAACTGA